In a single window of the Acinetobacter tibetensis genome:
- the rplL gene encoding 50S ribosomal protein L7/L12, which produces MALTNEEILNAVAEKTVLELVELISAFEEKFNVSAAAVAVAAGPAAAAVEEQSEFNVELTSFGANKVAVIKAVREITGLGLKEAKDLVEGAPSVLKEAVSKEEAEELKKKLEETGATITIK; this is translated from the coding sequence ATGGCTTTAACAAACGAAGAAATCCTAAACGCAGTTGCTGAAAAAACTGTTCTTGAACTTGTAGAACTTATTTCTGCTTTTGAAGAAAAATTCAACGTATCTGCTGCTGCTGTAGCTGTAGCTGCAGGTCCTGCTGCTGCTGCTGTTGAAGAGCAATCAGAATTCAACGTTGAGTTGACTTCTTTCGGCGCGAACAAAGTAGCGGTAATTAAAGCAGTTCGTGAAATCACTGGTCTTGGCTTGAAAGAAGCTAAAGATTTAGTTGAAGGCGCTCCTTCAGTTCTTAAAGAAGCAGTTTCTAAAGAAGAAGCTGAAGAACTTAAGAAAAAACTTGAAGAAACTGGTGCTACTATTACTATTAAGTAA
- the rplJ gene encoding 50S ribosomal protein L10 codes for MALLIEGKKQIVAEVTEVASTAFAAVVADYQGLTVEQLTALRVEARKLGVATRVVRNTLAKRALQDTPFNILNDNLVGPTILAFSTSADDMGAAARLFEEFAKTNKAFELKAAAFEGKLYQGAEVSVIANLPNQEKALTMLASVLQAPISKLGRLLTALQEKNESEAA; via the coding sequence ATGGCTCTTCTTATCGAAGGCAAAAAACAGATCGTTGCTGAAGTAACTGAAGTTGCTTCTACTGCGTTTGCTGCTGTTGTTGCTGACTACCAAGGTTTAACTGTTGAGCAATTAACTGCTCTTCGTGTTGAAGCTCGTAAGTTGGGTGTTGCTACACGTGTTGTACGTAATACTTTGGCTAAACGCGCTCTTCAAGATACTCCTTTCAATATCTTGAACGACAACCTTGTTGGCCCAACAATTTTAGCTTTCTCAACTTCTGCAGATGATATGGGTGCTGCGGCACGCTTATTTGAAGAATTTGCGAAAACTAACAAAGCATTTGAACTTAAAGCTGCTGCATTTGAAGGCAAACTTTATCAAGGCGCAGAAGTTAGCGTTATCGCGAATCTTCCAAACCAAGAGAAAGCGCTTACTATGCTTGCAAGCGTTCTTCAGGCTCCTATTTCGAAATTGGGTCGCTTACTTACAGCGCTTCAAGAGAAAAACGAGTCAGAAGCTGCATAA
- the rplA gene encoding 50S ribosomal protein L1 — protein sequence MAKLTKRQKAIAAAIEANKVYTLEEAVAVLAGLPAAKFKESLDVAVNLGVDPRKSDQVVRGATTLPAGTGKTVRVAVFAQGAAAEAAKAEGADIVGFDDLAESIQQGNLDFDVVIAAPDAMRVVGKLGTILGPRGLMPNPKVGTVTPDVAGAVKNAKAGQARYRVDKAGIIHAAIGQVDFSAEAVRQNVETLIADLKKLKPATSKGVYIKKITLSSTMGPGLVVDVNNVSN from the coding sequence ATGGCAAAGTTAACTAAACGTCAAAAAGCCATTGCTGCTGCTATTGAAGCAAACAAAGTTTACACTTTAGAAGAAGCAGTAGCTGTTCTTGCTGGTCTTCCTGCTGCGAAATTCAAAGAATCTTTGGATGTTGCGGTAAACCTAGGTGTTGACCCTCGTAAATCTGACCAAGTTGTTCGTGGCGCGACTACACTTCCTGCAGGTACGGGTAAAACTGTACGTGTTGCTGTGTTTGCTCAAGGCGCTGCTGCTGAAGCTGCTAAAGCTGAAGGCGCGGACATTGTTGGTTTTGATGACTTGGCTGAAAGCATTCAACAAGGTAACCTTGACTTTGACGTAGTAATTGCTGCTCCAGATGCAATGCGCGTTGTAGGTAAGTTGGGTACGATCCTTGGTCCACGTGGTTTGATGCCAAACCCGAAAGTAGGAACTGTAACTCCAGATGTTGCTGGTGCAGTTAAAAATGCTAAAGCTGGTCAAGCACGTTACCGTGTAGACAAAGCGGGTATTATCCACGCTGCGATCGGTCAAGTAGACTTCTCTGCTGAAGCTGTTCGCCAAAACGTTGAAACTTTGATTGCAGACTTGAAAAAGTTAAAGCCTGCAACTTCTAAAGGTGTATACATCAAAAAGATCACTTTGAGCTCAACTATGGGTCCTGGTCTTGTTGTTGATGTAAACAACGTTTCTAACTAA
- the rplK gene encoding 50S ribosomal protein L11 yields the protein MAKKIDGYIKLQVPAGKANPSPPIGPALGQRGVNIMAFCKEFNAATQKLEVGLPIPVVITVYNDKSFTFIMKTPPASILLKKAAGIQKGSSVPNKTKVGKLTRAQLEEIATTKEPDLTGADLDARVRTIAGSARSMGLEVEL from the coding sequence ATGGCTAAGAAGATTGACGGCTATATCAAGCTGCAAGTTCCAGCTGGTAAAGCGAATCCATCTCCACCGATTGGTCCTGCATTGGGTCAACGTGGTGTTAACATCATGGCATTCTGTAAAGAATTCAATGCTGCAACACAAAAACTTGAAGTTGGTTTGCCAATTCCAGTCGTGATCACTGTGTACAACGATAAGTCGTTCACATTCATCATGAAAACTCCACCTGCATCTATTCTTCTTAAGAAAGCTGCTGGTATCCAAAAGGGTTCATCTGTACCTAACAAAACTAAAGTTGGTAAGTTGACTCGTGCTCAATTGGAAGAAATCGCGACTACTAAAGAACCAGATTTAACTGGTGCTGATTTAGACGCACGTGTTCGTACCATCGCTGGTTCTGCACGTTCTATGGGCTTGGAAGTGGAGCTATAA
- the nusG gene encoding transcription termination/antitermination protein NusG, translated as MKRWYIIHAYSGYEKQVMRSLNDRIQRSAVADSFGEVLVPTEEVVEMKDGKKRKSERKFFPGYVLVEMEMNDETWHIVKECPKVLGFIGGTAEKPAPITQKEADAILARVRNTGEAPRPKTMFEPGEELLVIDGPFTDFKGVVEEVLYEKSRLTLTINVFNRPTQVELEFRQVEKTI; from the coding sequence ATGAAACGTTGGTACATTATTCATGCCTACTCAGGTTATGAAAAACAGGTGATGCGTTCACTTAATGATCGAATCCAGCGTAGCGCTGTAGCCGATAGCTTTGGTGAAGTTCTTGTTCCTACCGAAGAAGTGGTAGAAATGAAGGATGGTAAGAAGCGTAAGTCTGAGCGTAAATTCTTTCCTGGCTATGTGTTAGTTGAAATGGAAATGAATGATGAGACTTGGCACATTGTTAAAGAATGTCCTAAAGTTTTAGGTTTTATTGGTGGCACGGCGGAAAAACCTGCACCAATTACGCAAAAAGAAGCTGATGCAATTCTTGCGCGTGTACGTAATACTGGTGAAGCACCTCGTCCTAAGACGATGTTTGAACCAGGTGAAGAATTACTTGTAATTGACGGTCCATTCACCGACTTTAAAGGCGTGGTGGAAGAAGTTCTATACGAGAAGTCACGTTTAACGTTGACGATTAATGTGTTTAATCGACCAACGCAAGTTGAATTGGAATTTCGCCAAGTCGAAAAAACAATTTAA
- the secE gene encoding preprotein translocase subunit SecE: MSNDKSRDALSDAPIPQRNNSAEVVNSGSPLDVVLWIIALILIIGATMVNQHLPAYWAPANNVWVCVGVILSCIIVALGLIYATHQGKGFVRLLKDARIELRRVTWPTKQETMTTSWQVLAVVVIASLVLWCFDYILGWFMKFIIG, translated from the coding sequence ATGTCGAATGATAAATCGCGTGACGCATTAAGCGACGCGCCAATCCCTCAAAGAAATAATTCTGCTGAAGTTGTTAATTCTGGCTCACCATTAGATGTTGTGCTGTGGATTATTGCATTAATTTTAATTATTGGTGCAACCATGGTGAATCAGCATTTGCCAGCATATTGGGCACCAGCAAATAATGTTTGGGTGTGTGTTGGTGTAATTTTGTCTTGTATCATTGTGGCTTTAGGTTTAATATACGCCACCCATCAAGGCAAAGGCTTTGTTCGTTTGCTAAAAGATGCACGCATTGAATTGCGTCGTGTCACATGGCCAACCAAGCAAGAAACGATGACCACTTCGTGGCAAGTTCTTGCAGTTGTAGTTATTGCATCCTTAGTATTGTGGTGTTTTGATTATATTTTAGGCTGGTTTATGAAGTTTATTATCGGGTAA
- the tuf gene encoding elongation factor Tu, translating into MAKAKFERNKPHVNVGTIGHVDHGKTTLTAAIATICAKTYGGEAKDYSQIDSAPEEKARGITINTSHVEYDSPIRHYAHVDCPGHADYVKNMITGAAQMDGAILVCAATDGPMPQTREHILLSRQVGVPYIIVFLNKCDLVDDEELLELVEMEVRELLSTYDFPGDDTPVIRGSALAALNGDAGQYGESSVLALVEALDSYIPEPERAIDKAFLMPIEDVFSISGRGTVVTGRVEAGIVKVGESVEIVGIRDTQTTTVTGVEMFRKLLDEGRAGENCGVLLRGTKREDVQRGQVLAKPGTIKPHTKFDAEVYVLSKEEGGRHTPFLNGYRPQFYFRTTDVTGAIQLQEGVEMVMPGDNVEMSVELIHPIAMDPGLRFAIREGGRTVGAGVVAKVTA; encoded by the coding sequence ATGGCTAAGGCTAAGTTTGAACGTAATAAGCCACACGTAAACGTGGGCACAATCGGTCACGTTGACCATGGTAAAACTACTTTAACTGCTGCGATTGCAACTATTTGTGCAAAAACTTACGGCGGTGAAGCGAAAGATTACTCACAAATCGACTCTGCTCCTGAAGAAAAAGCACGTGGTATTACAATTAATACTTCACACGTAGAATACGATTCTCCAATCCGTCACTACGCTCACGTAGACTGCCCGGGCCACGCCGATTATGTTAAAAACATGATTACTGGTGCTGCTCAGATGGACGGCGCGATCCTTGTGTGTGCTGCGACTGACGGTCCAATGCCACAAACTCGTGAACACATCCTTCTTTCACGTCAGGTTGGTGTACCTTACATCATCGTATTCTTAAACAAATGCGACCTTGTTGACGACGAAGAATTACTTGAATTAGTAGAAATGGAAGTTCGTGAACTTCTTTCTACTTATGACTTCCCAGGTGATGACACTCCAGTTATCCGTGGTTCTGCTCTTGCTGCGCTTAATGGCGACGCTGGTCAGTACGGTGAGTCTTCAGTTCTTGCTCTTGTTGAAGCGCTTGACTCTTACATTCCAGAACCAGAACGTGCTATCGACAAAGCATTCTTAATGCCAATCGAAGACGTATTCTCTATCTCTGGCCGTGGTACAGTAGTAACTGGTCGTGTAGAAGCTGGTATCGTGAAAGTAGGCGAATCAGTTGAAATCGTTGGTATCCGTGATACTCAAACAACTACAGTTACTGGCGTTGAAATGTTCCGTAAACTTCTTGACGAAGGCCGTGCGGGCGAGAACTGTGGTGTTCTTCTACGTGGTACTAAGCGTGAAGACGTACAACGTGGTCAAGTACTTGCTAAACCAGGTACAATCAAGCCGCACACTAAATTCGACGCAGAAGTATACGTACTTTCTAAAGAAGAAGGTGGTCGTCATACTCCATTCCTTAATGGTTACCGTCCACAATTCTATTTCCGTACGACTGATGTAACTGGCGCAATCCAATTACAAGAAGGCGTTGAAATGGTAATGCCAGGTGACAACGTTGAAATGTCAGTAGAATTAATCCACCCAATCGCAATGGACCCAGGTCTACGTTTTGCGATCCGTGAAGGTGGTCGTACAGTTGGTGCTGGTGTTGTTGCGAAAGTAACTGCATAA
- the trpE gene encoding anthranilate synthase component I, whose protein sequence is MTTQVQYEQLKAQGYNLIPVYRQRLADTETPLSVFARLKDHQQAYLFESVEGGENWARYSIIGLGESTVFSCNAGKLTIQHADGMHEQQDCADPFEYIRTFQAQFKVPTQVDLPDLPSFTGGLVGYFGYDAVRYIEPRLNNVPEADPVGLPDIWMMLSKTVIVFDNLKDTLFLIVHADVNDPEAYFKAQTQLDALEQLLATPVSLQAKKHSAPHFESLTGKQKFLESIETVKEYIRAGDVMQVVPGHRMVSDFDGEALQVYRALRHLNPSPYLFLVQGKTLTDQKPFHIVGSSPEILSRLENGIATVRPLAGTRPRGKTKEEDLALEKDLLSDEKEIAEHLMLIDLGRNDVGRVSKIGKVQVTDQMVIERYSHVMHIVSNVQGEVRDDVDALDVFKATFPAGTLSGAPKIRAMEIIDEVEPVKRGVFGGAVGYLGWHGEMDMSIAIRTCVIRENKVFVQAGAGLVVDSNPESEWNETQIKARAVIKAVELSSNGLIL, encoded by the coding sequence ATGACGACTCAAGTGCAATACGAGCAATTAAAAGCACAAGGCTATAACCTGATTCCTGTTTACCGCCAACGCTTGGCAGACACAGAAACCCCACTTTCTGTTTTTGCGCGTCTGAAAGACCATCAACAAGCCTATTTATTTGAATCGGTTGAAGGTGGAGAAAACTGGGCGCGCTATTCCATTATTGGTTTGGGAGAATCTACCGTATTTTCTTGTAATGCGGGCAAGCTCACCATTCAGCACGCGGATGGAATGCATGAACAACAAGACTGTGCTGATCCCTTTGAATATATTCGGACCTTCCAAGCACAGTTTAAAGTTCCGACACAAGTAGACTTACCTGACTTGCCAAGCTTTACGGGTGGATTGGTTGGCTATTTTGGCTATGATGCGGTGCGTTATATTGAACCACGGTTAAACAATGTGCCCGAGGCAGATCCAGTGGGTTTACCTGATATCTGGATGATGCTGTCTAAAACGGTGATCGTATTTGATAACCTCAAAGATACTTTGTTTTTGATTGTACATGCCGATGTGAATGACCCAGAGGCGTATTTTAAGGCACAAACACAGCTAGATGCCTTAGAGCAGTTACTTGCGACTCCAGTGAGTCTACAAGCGAAAAAACACAGTGCACCGCATTTTGAATCGTTAACAGGTAAACAGAAATTCCTAGAATCGATAGAGACAGTGAAAGAATATATTCGCGCTGGGGATGTCATGCAGGTGGTCCCTGGGCATCGCATGGTCTCCGATTTTGATGGAGAGGCTTTACAAGTCTATCGTGCGTTGCGTCATTTAAATCCATCGCCATATTTATTCTTGGTACAAGGGAAGACCCTGACAGATCAAAAGCCATTTCATATTGTAGGTTCTTCACCTGAAATCTTGTCTCGTTTAGAAAATGGGATTGCCACGGTTCGTCCTTTGGCAGGCACACGTCCACGCGGTAAAACAAAAGAAGAAGATTTAGCATTAGAAAAAGATTTACTTTCAGATGAAAAAGAAATTGCAGAACATTTAATGCTGATTGATTTGGGACGTAATGATGTCGGTCGCGTCTCTAAAATTGGCAAAGTACAAGTGACTGATCAAATGGTGATCGAACGTTATTCGCATGTCATGCATATTGTCTCTAATGTGCAAGGTGAAGTGCGTGATGATGTAGATGCCTTGGATGTTTTTAAAGCAACTTTTCCTGCAGGGACTTTATCTGGAGCCCCAAAAATTCGTGCGATGGAAATTATTGACGAAGTTGAGCCAGTAAAACGTGGTGTTTTTGGTGGTGCTGTTGGTTATTTAGGCTGGCATGGCGAAATGGACATGTCGATTGCAATTCGCACCTGCGTCATTCGTGAAAATAAGGTCTTTGTTCAGGCGGGAGCAGGGTTAGTTGTAGACTCAAATCCCGAGTCTGAGTGGAATGAAACGCAAATAAAAGCTCGCGCAGTGATCAAAGCGGTTGAATTATCATCAAATGGATTGATTTTATGA
- a CDS encoding phosphoglycolate phosphatase yields the protein MNIAQLDRRELILFDLDGTLVDSATDLYRAMNMSLNVLQLPLVTEQQVRVWVGKGTSIFCHSTLQHLTGEVDPAQHRQLLDTFLKIYNAEPCVETRPFHGILEFLEWGLQHNKKMVCVTNKPEQPARMIVEVLGMSKYFVDVIGGDRFEERKPHPRQLLHCVEEYQFEKSQTLMVGDSSNDVEAARRAGIDCIVVSYGYNHGEDIQDCQPQQVVDDLRELIKT from the coding sequence ATGAATATTGCACAATTAGATCGCCGTGAACTCATTTTATTTGATTTAGATGGAACCTTGGTCGATTCAGCGACGGATTTATATCGTGCGATGAATATGAGTCTCAATGTACTCCAGCTCCCTTTGGTGACTGAACAGCAAGTTCGCGTTTGGGTGGGCAAGGGCACATCCATCTTTTGCCACAGTACGTTGCAACATCTCACGGGTGAGGTTGATCCTGCACAGCACAGACAGTTACTCGATACTTTTTTAAAAATTTACAATGCAGAACCTTGTGTCGAAACACGTCCATTTCACGGCATTCTGGAGTTTCTAGAATGGGGCTTACAACACAATAAAAAAATGGTGTGTGTTACCAATAAACCTGAACAGCCTGCACGGATGATTGTCGAAGTTTTGGGGATGTCTAAATACTTTGTCGATGTGATTGGTGGCGACCGTTTTGAAGAACGTAAGCCACATCCACGTCAGTTGTTACATTGCGTGGAAGAATATCAATTTGAGAAATCTCAAACTTTAATGGTTGGCGATTCAAGTAATGATGTCGAGGCGGCACGGCGTGCGGGTATTGATTGTATTGTCGTAAGCTATGGTTATAATCATGGTGAAGATATACAGGATTGCCAGCCACAACAAGTGGTGGATGATTTAAGAGAATTAATCAAAACGTAA
- a CDS encoding FHA domain-containing protein: protein MTWKIQAITGEFTGQEINIDRDMLVGRHQDADVLLQSAEVSRKHAALLLKEQALWVQDLNSSNGTFVNELKIENESQLQDGDIVQFASFRFSVFAPAPETVEQEEIEVQQPAEAVAPSETAAEKSAAQHMNEQGMPSLTERDGNVQLTRDGMPQNVSVPKPAPIPEGIDLSQVTPEPAPVPVEQPVSRVEEERTQQKNASLGLITIIVLVILAILAWVMFK from the coding sequence ATGACTTGGAAGATACAGGCAATTACAGGCGAATTTACGGGGCAAGAGATCAATATCGACCGCGATATGTTGGTTGGGCGCCATCAAGATGCAGACGTATTGTTACAATCGGCAGAGGTGTCACGTAAACACGCAGCACTGTTGTTAAAAGAGCAGGCGTTATGGGTGCAGGATTTAAACTCATCGAATGGCACTTTTGTGAATGAATTAAAAATTGAAAATGAAAGTCAGTTGCAGGATGGAGATATTGTCCAGTTTGCAAGCTTTAGATTTTCAGTCTTTGCACCTGCACCAGAGACAGTTGAGCAAGAAGAGATTGAAGTGCAGCAACCTGCCGAAGCTGTTGCACCATCTGAAACAGCAGCAGAGAAATCAGCAGCACAACACATGAATGAACAGGGGATGCCAAGCCTGACTGAGCGTGATGGTAATGTGCAGTTAACTCGTGATGGAATGCCGCAGAATGTCTCTGTGCCAAAACCTGCACCAATTCCAGAAGGGATCGACTTGTCTCAAGTGACACCAGAGCCTGCACCGGTTCCTGTTGAGCAACCAGTTTCTCGTGTAGAAGAAGAACGCACACAGCAGAAGAATGCCTCACTGGGTTTAATCACGATTATTGTTTTGGTGATTTTGGCAATCCTCGCTTGGGTGATGTTTAAATAA
- the gspD gene encoding type II secretion system secretin GspD, which yields MALFHNNRPVWALLASAPLIAAVSSSAYAQTWKINLRDADLTAFINEVADITGKNFAVDPRVRGNVTVISNKPLNKSEVYDLFLGVLNVNGVVAIPSGNTVKIVPDSNVKSSGIPYDAKNRARGDQIVTRVIWLENTNANDLIPALRPLMPQFANLSAVPGANALIVSDRASNIYQLETIIRNLDGTDQHDIEAITLQSSQAEEMIGLLDSMTATGAAKDLKGARVRVIADNRTNRILIKGDTATRKRLRQLIEMLDVPAADRLGGLKVFRLKYASAKNLAEILQGLVTGQAVSGSDGRANSTSNANNNMMGSANTTTSNGSSSSSISTPAINLGGSSSGNNQNNITSFNANGISIIADSSQNALVVKADPQLMREIESAIQQLDVRRQQVLIEAAIIEVEGSDADQLGVQWALGDLSSGVGLISFDNVGSSLASLAAGYLSGGASGLGQALTGAGSSVVLGDYKEGSDGSRRLYGALIQALKENTKSNLLSTPSIVTMDNEEAYIVVGENVPFVTGSVSTNNGTVNPYTTIERKDVGVTLKVIPHIGEDGTVRLEVEQEVSGVKNSKGQASDLVTSKRAIKTSILAEHGQTVVLGGLISDNSIYSRQSVPGLGAIPGVGRLFRSDSKSNQKRNLLVFIHPTIVGGGNDVRRLSQQRYSQLYSLQLALDKDGGFAKLPEQVDDVYMQRLPVKPGAPRTSPYQAVPSGAQTSNATTVTTPVAIEPPITSSPLPKSEVEKTKNTVTTIRVHPAS from the coding sequence ATGGCTTTATTTCATAATAATCGTCCAGTTTGGGCTTTGCTCGCAAGTGCACCTCTGATTGCTGCCGTGAGTAGCAGTGCCTATGCGCAAACATGGAAAATCAACTTACGTGATGCGGACTTAACGGCGTTTATTAATGAAGTGGCCGATATTACAGGGAAAAATTTTGCAGTTGATCCTCGCGTACGAGGCAATGTGACGGTCATTTCCAATAAGCCACTCAATAAAAGTGAAGTTTACGATTTATTTTTGGGTGTACTCAATGTGAATGGTGTGGTCGCCATTCCTTCGGGCAATACTGTGAAAATCGTTCCAGACAGCAATGTGAAAAGTTCGGGGATTCCCTACGATGCTAAAAATCGCGCTAGGGGTGATCAAATTGTCACGCGTGTGATTTGGCTGGAAAATACCAATGCCAATGATTTAATTCCTGCCTTACGTCCATTGATGCCGCAGTTTGCAAATTTGTCAGCAGTACCCGGGGCTAATGCGCTGATTGTGTCAGATCGTGCCAGTAATATTTATCAACTAGAAACCATCATCCGTAATTTAGATGGTACTGATCAACACGATATCGAAGCGATTACGTTGCAATCTAGTCAAGCCGAGGAAATGATTGGCTTATTAGATTCCATGACGGCAACAGGTGCAGCCAAAGATTTAAAAGGCGCGCGAGTGCGTGTGATTGCGGACAATCGTACTAATCGCATTTTAATTAAAGGTGATACGGCAACACGCAAACGTTTGCGTCAATTGATTGAAATGTTGGATGTGCCTGCGGCAGACCGATTGGGTGGCTTGAAGGTTTTTCGCTTAAAGTACGCCAGTGCAAAAAACTTGGCCGAAATTTTACAAGGTCTGGTCACAGGGCAGGCAGTTTCAGGGTCTGATGGTCGTGCGAACAGTACATCCAATGCCAACAATAATATGATGGGTAGTGCGAATACGACGACAAGCAATGGTTCTTCATCTTCAAGTATTTCGACACCAGCAATTAATTTGGGGGGCAGTTCTTCTGGGAATAATCAGAATAACATCACCAGTTTTAATGCCAATGGGATCAGTATTATTGCCGATAGTTCGCAAAATGCGTTGGTGGTCAAAGCAGATCCACAGTTGATGCGAGAAATTGAGTCTGCGATTCAGCAACTAGATGTTCGTCGCCAACAGGTCTTAATTGAAGCCGCAATTATTGAAGTAGAAGGTTCTGATGCCGATCAATTGGGTGTGCAATGGGCTTTGGGTGACCTTAGCAGTGGTGTAGGGCTAATCAGTTTTGATAACGTGGGTTCAAGCTTAGCCAGTCTCGCCGCGGGTTATTTGAGTGGCGGCGCTTCAGGTCTGGGACAGGCCTTGACGGGTGCGGGCAGCTCAGTGGTGTTGGGTGATTATAAAGAGGGCAGTGATGGTTCACGTCGACTTTATGGTGCATTGATTCAGGCACTCAAAGAAAACACCAAATCCAATTTGCTTTCGACTCCTTCTATTGTCACGATGGACAATGAAGAAGCGTATATTGTGGTGGGTGAAAACGTGCCTTTTGTGACAGGTTCGGTGAGCACCAATAATGGCACAGTGAATCCTTATACCACCATCGAACGTAAAGATGTTGGTGTGACGCTAAAAGTGATTCCACACATCGGGGAAGATGGCACGGTGCGTTTAGAAGTCGAACAAGAAGTTTCTGGGGTCAAAAATAGCAAAGGTCAAGCTTCGGACTTGGTGACCAGCAAACGGGCAATCAAAACTTCAATTTTAGCAGAGCATGGTCAAACAGTGGTTTTGGGTGGTTTAATTTCAGATAACTCGATTTATAGTCGTCAATCGGTTCCGGGTCTAGGTGCGATTCCTGGAGTAGGGCGTTTATTTAGATCGGACTCAAAATCGAATCAGAAGCGCAATTTATTGGTCTTTATTCATCCAACGATTGTGGGTGGGGGTAATGATGTTCGTCGTTTATCTCAACAACGTTATAGTCAGCTTTATAGCTTACAATTGGCGCTTGATAAAGATGGCGGCTTTGCCAAATTGCCTGAGCAGGTGGATGATGTCTACATGCAGCGCTTACCAGTGAAACCGGGTGCACCGCGCACCAGTCCTTACCAAGCAGTTCCATCAGGTGCACAGACCTCCAATGCCACGACTGTAACAACACCTGTGGCAATTGAGCCGCCAATCACCAGCAGCCCTTTGCCAAAATCGGAAGTAGAAAAAACCAAAAATACAGTGACCACAATCCGTGTGCATCCAGCTTCGTAA
- a CDS encoding type II secretion system protein N produces the protein MRSVKEKLQHLNGAQFNRFAPWLLAALVAYLSWKLASIFWLWVAPPMPMQLERVELGSQQPQVPNISAFSLFQENNASSGANLANFVLQGVVVSYPSQYSSAVIKVNEVADRYKVGETLAGTAYQLAEVYWDHVVLRDSTGQSQQVAFNRIANGLNQPIVPPAVAASLPTANTPQSTQNALGQAVQQMHQNRDQFLADMGVGAATGEGYEVTSKTPSALRNTLGLQPGDRILSLNGQGVGQGQNDAQLLEQAKQAGQVKLEIKRGDQVMTIQQNF, from the coding sequence ATGAGATCGGTCAAAGAGAAGTTACAGCATTTGAATGGTGCGCAATTCAATCGTTTTGCACCGTGGCTATTGGCAGCGTTAGTGGCCTATTTAAGCTGGAAATTGGCCAGTATATTTTGGTTGTGGGTTGCTCCGCCAATGCCTATGCAATTAGAACGTGTAGAGTTGGGTTCGCAGCAACCTCAAGTTCCCAATATTTCTGCATTTTCTTTATTTCAGGAAAATAATGCTTCGAGTGGTGCGAACCTCGCCAATTTTGTTTTGCAAGGGGTGGTGGTGTCCTATCCGAGTCAATATTCCTCAGCAGTGATTAAAGTTAATGAAGTAGCTGACCGTTATAAGGTTGGGGAGACACTAGCAGGCACAGCTTATCAATTGGCCGAAGTGTATTGGGATCATGTGGTGTTACGAGACTCCACAGGACAAAGCCAGCAAGTTGCATTTAATCGAATTGCCAATGGTCTAAATCAACCGATTGTTCCACCTGCGGTTGCAGCTTCATTGCCAACAGCGAATACACCGCAATCGACTCAAAATGCTTTAGGGCAAGCGGTGCAACAAATGCATCAAAATCGTGACCAGTTTTTGGCCGATATGGGGGTTGGTGCGGCAACGGGTGAAGGCTATGAAGTCACCAGTAAAACACCTTCAGCTTTACGCAATACCCTTGGATTACAACCTGGAGATAGAATTTTGTCCTTAAATGGTCAAGGCGTGGGGCAGGGGCAAAATGATGCACAATTACTTGAACAAGCCAAACAAGCAGGCCAAGTCAAACTTGAAATAAAACGTGGTGATCAGGTGATGACCATACAACAAAATTTTTAA